One window of the Trifolium pratense cultivar HEN17-A07 linkage group LG2, ARS_RC_1.1, whole genome shotgun sequence genome contains the following:
- the LOC123907867 gene encoding LOW QUALITY PROTEIN: uncharacterized protein LOC123907867 (The sequence of the model RefSeq protein was modified relative to this genomic sequence to represent the inferred CDS: substituted 2 bases at 2 genomic stop codons) yields MILAAAEKLVGVIGHLFPPFRRVFEQHLFPPSQHHRQRRLVFYDDDDDVDDDEGNNYNNRQMWVICPFNDCSVSLLNDGSEIVINAECPSCHRLFCANCNVPWHSELNCQQFQQKLKFSQYEIVDSRXNYIPKKXKFVFDDDDKKKKKAANCSTNCSFEKCCLELKVEEKDLQASIIGCQKTTYCPFKNCSILLVNDGDEDCLVV; encoded by the coding sequence ATGATCTTAGCAGCGGCAGAGAAGCTTGTTGGAGTAATAGGGCACTTGTTTCCTCCGTTCCGACGAGTATTCGAACAACACTTGTTTCCTCCGTCACAACACCACCGCCAAAGAAGATTAGttttttatgatgatgatgatgatgttgatgatgatgaaggaaaCAATTACAATAATAGACAAATGTGGGTTATTTGTCCATTCAATGATTGTTCAGTTTCATTGCTGAATGATGGGTCTGAAATTGTGATAAATGCAGAGTGCCCTTCTTGTCACAGACTATTCTGTGCAAATTGTAATGTTCCGTGGCATTCAGAACTCAACTGTCaacaatttcaacaaaaattgaaattctctCAGTATGAAATCGTTGATTCTCGCTGAAACTACATTCcaaagaagtgaaaatttgtttttgatgatgatgataagaagaagaaaaaggccGCCAACTGTTCGACGAATTGTTCTTTTGAAAAATGTTGTTTAGAATTGAAGGTTGAAGAAAAAGATTTGCAAGCTTCTATTATTGGGTGCCAAAAGACTACTTATTGCCCTTTTAAGAATTGTTCAATTTTGTTGGTGAATGATGGGGATGAAGACTGCTTAGTTGTTTAG